A stretch of the Papaver somniferum cultivar HN1 chromosome 6, ASM357369v1, whole genome shotgun sequence genome encodes the following:
- the LOC113290089 gene encoding zinc finger CCCH domain-containing protein 30-like, producing MCVGPEPTQSNSSSSSSATASEETKSPTRSMNQLTTETEDSSLLELAANNDLDEFKQLVERDASAVNQIGLWYGRKKGSKQMVLEHRTPLMVAATYGSVDVLKFILSLTEADVNRSCGPDKSTALHCAASGGSVNADEVVNLLLLSGADASLVDANGCRAADVIVVSSKLPNLKASLETLLADIGSEVSATGRNLQISTTCIRSNPSSPENGSPSSVSDLLSSLTMNVDDLHMSANSEKKEYPVDPSLPDIRNSIYSSDEFRMFSFKIRPCSRAYSHDWTECPFVHPGENARRRDPRKFHYSCVPCPDFRKGACRRGDLCEYAHGVFECWLHPAQYRTRLCKDGTSCTRRVCFFAHISEELRPLYMSSGSVVPSPRSSAVAMDMAAAMNLYPASPSSASVMSPSPFASHMSPSGNSISHSSLAWPQPNVPALHLPGSNLQSSRLRSSLNARDIPSEEYSMLQEQHQLLSELSCFSQQQRLSSSSLNIPIRTKTLTPSNLEELFSAEITRSPRYADQAASSSVFSPSHKSAVLSQFQQQQSMLSPINTNAFSPKNVDYSMLQASYGSPGRMSPHNMEPISPGSARLSVFSQREKLQQQQQQLRSLSARDLGSNSSAVVGSPVKSWTKWGSPNGKLDWGVQGDELGHLRRSNSLEPGHNGVEERDLSWVHSLVKESPPEIKGKVIPSSPPAPSGEGSNSNLQNESVDNTVLGAWLEQMQLDQLVA from the coding sequence ATGTGTGTTGGTCCAGAACCAACACAATctaattcatcatcttcttcatcagctaCTGCTTCGGAAGAAACAAAATCACCCACCAGAAGTATGAACCAGTTGACGACTGAAACTGAAGACTCTAGTTTACTCGAGCTTGCCGCCAATAATGACCTTGATGAATTTAAACAATTGGTTGAACGTGATGCTTCTGCTGTTAATCAAATTGGTCTCTGGTATGGACGTAAAAAAGGTTCGAAGCAGATGGTTCTTGAGCATAGAACACCGTTAATGGTTGCAGCAACTTATGGTAGTGTCGATGTTCTTAAGTTCATCCTCTCTCTTACCGAGGCTGATGTAAATCGTTCTTGCGGCCCGGATAAGAGCACTGCCCTTCACTGTGCTGCATCAGGTGGATCTGTTAATGCTGATGAAGTCGTgaatttacttttactttctggTGCTGATGCAAGTTTGGTTGATGCTAATGGTTGTCGTGCTGCTGATGTTATTGTTGTTTCTTCAAAACTACCCAACTTAAAAGCTTCTTTAGAGACCCTTCTTGCTGACATAGGTTCAGAGGTTTCCGCTACTGGACGCAATCTTCAAATCTCTACGACCTGCATCCGTTCCAACCCGTCCTCCCCTGAGAATGGCTCCCCATCTTCTGTTTCAGATTTACTTAGCTCTCTAACTATGAATGTCGATGATCTTCATATGTCTGCAAATTCAGAGAAGAAAGAGTACCCAGTTGACCCATCTCTTCCTGATATCAGAAACAGCATTTATTCAAGTGATGAGTTTCGAATGTTTTCCTTCAAGATTCGGCCATGTTCCAGAGCGTATTCACATGACTGGACTGAATGCCCATTTGTTcatcctggtgaaaatgccaggCGAAGAGACCCGAGAAAGTTTCATTACAGCTGTGTGCCATGTCCAGATTTTCGAAAGGGTGCATGCAGGAGAGGGGATCTGTGTGAATATGCCCATGGAGTTTTTGAGTGCTGGCTTCACCCTGCACAGTACAGGACACGCCTTTGCAAAGATGGAACAAGTTGTACTCGCCGAGTTTGCTTTTTTGCCCATATATCTGAGGAGCTTCGACCACTATACATGTCTAGTGGCTCTGTTGTTCCTTCTCCAAGGTCTAGTGCTGTAGCCATGGACATGGCCGCTGCCATGAATCTCTATCCTGCATCTCCGTCTTCAGCCTCAGTAATGTCGCCTTCACCATTTGCTTCCCATATGTCTCCATCAGGGAACAGCATTTCTCACTCATCCTTGGCATGGCCACAGCCGAATGTCCCAGCTCTGCATCTTCCTGGAAGCAACCTTCAATCTAGTCGTTTGAGATCATCTCTCAATGCCAGAGATATTCCCTCTGAGGAGTATAGCATGTTGCAAGAGCAACATCAGCTTTTGAGTGAACTTTCCTGTTTTTCTCAGCAACAACGCCTAAGCTCCTCTTCGTTAAACATCCCCATCAGGACAAAAACTCTTACACCGTCCAACCTAGAAGAGCTCTTCTCGGCAGAAATTACTAGATCTCCAAGGTACGCTGACCAGGCTGCATCATCAAGTGTGTTCTCCCCTTCTCACAAATCTGCCGTCCTTAGTCAATTCCAGCAACAGCAGAGCATGTTATCACCAATCAATACAAATGCATTCTCTCCTAAAAATGTCGATTACTCCATGCTACAAGCATCCTATGGTTCTCCAGGGAGGATGTCTCCTCATAACATGGAACCAATCTCACCAGGTAGTGCTCGACTATCTGTGTTTTCTCAGCGCGAGaaacttcagcagcagcagcagcaacttcgTAGTTTAAGCGCTCGGGATCTTGGATCAAATTCATCTGCAGTTGTTGGATCTCCTGTAAAATCTTGGACAAAATGGGGATCCCCCAATGGGAAACTAGATTGGGGAGTTCAAGGAGACGAATTGGGTCATTTACGAAGATCAAATTCACTTGAGCCTGGGCACAATGGTGTGGAGGAGCGTGATCTATCATGGGTTCACTCACTTGTCAAAGAATCTCCACCAGAAATCAAAGGTAAAGTGATACCCTCTTCTCCCCCTGCACCATCTGGTGAGGGTTCAAATTCTAACTTGCAAAACGAGTCTGTCGACAACACAGTTTTAGGAGCTTGGCTCGAGCAGATGCAGCTGGATCAGCTCGTCGCTTAG